From Caldicellulosiruptor hydrothermalis 108, a single genomic window includes:
- a CDS encoding glycoside hydrolase family 31 protein: protein MSILTFTDNKLIRKFDGETIWIEPWGKNALRIRCTRLAKMPEENWALLPVNSSEVEVKVNGNSGFIRNGNVIAEINEYGFIKIKNSKGDVLLEEYWQTRIDKNNKISLQIPGRELKPIPGGLYKAKVVFKGCNDEKMYGLGQHQEPFLNLKGCEFELSQRNSQATVPFIISNRGYGFLWNNPAVGRVTFAKNGTQWVAEVTKTIDYWVTTGENIEEIIENYTEVTGRYPPIPYFATGFWQSKLRYHSQDEVLEVAREYKKRGLPLSVIVIDFFHWPQQGEWRFDPKYWPDPEKMVKELKDMGIEVMVSIWPTVDPRSCNYQEMKEKGYLVQTDRGIRTQMLCQGNEVFVDFTNPEAGEYVWNKVKENYFKYGIRIFWLDEAEPEYSVYDFDNYRYSLGPCLEVGNIYPFYYAKAFYEGLKKEGINDVLNLVRCAWAGSQRYGALVWSGDIHSNFKTLRKQVAAGLNMALSGIALWTTDIGGFFGGDPKDPKFQELIVRWFQYGVFCPVCRLHGYREPTAQDVGNNDTGMHDFDTCGPNEVWSFGDKAYEIIKELLFLRERLRPYIAEQFKLTHERGTPIMRPLFYDFPQDDITWEIEDEYMFGPDILVAPVLYEGATSRRVYLPAGVKWVDVNYGKIYEGGQWIDSYYAPLEVVPVFVRESAPVLDCFRR from the coding sequence ATGAGTATATTAACATTTACTGACAATAAGCTTATTAGAAAGTTTGATGGCGAGACAATTTGGATTGAACCATGGGGTAAAAATGCTTTAAGGATTCGCTGTACAAGGCTGGCAAAGATGCCTGAGGAAAATTGGGCGTTATTACCTGTAAATTCATCTGAAGTTGAGGTTAAAGTAAATGGTAATTCAGGTTTTATTAGAAATGGCAATGTAATTGCTGAGATAAATGAATATGGCTTTATAAAAATTAAAAACAGCAAAGGTGATGTGTTATTAGAAGAATATTGGCAAACTCGGATCGATAAAAATAATAAAATTTCGCTACAGATTCCTGGTAGAGAACTTAAACCAATACCAGGCGGATTATATAAAGCTAAGGTTGTATTCAAAGGCTGCAATGACGAAAAAATGTATGGGTTGGGACAACATCAGGAGCCTTTTTTGAACTTAAAAGGTTGTGAATTTGAGCTGTCTCAAAGGAATTCTCAAGCGACGGTTCCTTTTATTATCTCGAATCGTGGGTATGGTTTTTTATGGAATAATCCGGCGGTAGGGAGAGTGACATTTGCCAAAAACGGAACACAATGGGTAGCAGAAGTTACCAAAACGATAGATTATTGGGTTACAACAGGAGAAAATATTGAGGAAATTATTGAGAACTATACGGAAGTAACTGGACGATATCCACCTATTCCATATTTTGCAACAGGATTTTGGCAATCAAAACTGAGATATCACTCTCAGGATGAGGTTTTAGAAGTTGCTCGTGAGTATAAAAAACGGGGATTACCGCTTTCGGTTATAGTTATTGATTTCTTCCACTGGCCACAGCAAGGTGAATGGAGATTTGATCCAAAATATTGGCCGGATCCTGAGAAAATGGTGAAAGAACTCAAAGATATGGGTATAGAGGTAATGGTCTCAATTTGGCCTACTGTTGATCCAAGAAGTTGCAACTACCAAGAGATGAAGGAAAAAGGATATTTAGTGCAAACAGATCGGGGTATACGGACACAAATGCTGTGTCAAGGTAATGAAGTCTTTGTAGATTTTACAAATCCTGAAGCTGGGGAGTATGTGTGGAACAAAGTAAAAGAAAATTATTTTAAGTATGGTATAAGGATCTTTTGGCTTGATGAAGCTGAACCCGAATATAGTGTTTATGATTTTGATAACTATAGATATTCCTTAGGGCCGTGTCTTGAAGTAGGGAATATTTATCCTTTCTATTATGCGAAGGCTTTTTATGAAGGTCTAAAAAAAGAGGGAATTAATGACGTGTTAAATTTGGTGAGATGTGCATGGGCTGGTAGCCAGCGATATGGAGCGTTGGTATGGTCGGGAGATATCCATTCAAATTTTAAGACTCTCCGGAAGCAAGTTGCAGCTGGATTGAACATGGCTTTATCTGGTATTGCTTTATGGACCACGGATATAGGCGGATTTTTTGGTGGAGATCCTAAAGATCCAAAATTTCAAGAACTGATTGTACGTTGGTTCCAGTATGGAGTTTTTTGTCCAGTATGCAGATTACATGGTTATCGTGAGCCTACAGCTCAGGATGTAGGGAATAATGATACAGGCATGCATGACTTTGACACATGTGGTCCAAATGAAGTTTGGAGTTTTGGGGATAAAGCTTATGAGATAATTAAAGAATTGTTATTCTTAAGAGAAAGGTTACGTCCTTATATTGCTGAACAATTTAAGCTAACTCATGAACGAGGAACTCCGATTATGAGACCATTGTTTTATGATTTTCCACAAGATGATATTACTTGGGAGATAGAGGATGAATATATGTTTGGACCAGACATTTTAGTAGCTCCAGTTTTGTATGAAGGTGCGACGTCTCGAAGAGTGTATTTACCAGCTGGGGTGAAATGGGTAGATGTTAATTATGGCAAAATATATGAAGGTGGACAATGGATTGATAGTTATTATGCTCCATTAGAGGTTGTACCTGTATTTGTAAGAGAAAGTGCTCCAGTATTGGATTGTTTTAGAAGATAA
- the yicI gene encoding alpha-xylosidase — translation MKFTDGFWRVKEGVRLYHPAHVYDYEISKDSVVIFAPAHFITNRGQTLQGPVFTIRFSSPFKDVIRVQIWHYKGQKSKKPYFEFYQEEGYCPCIEDFSDNIVITSGKLKATINKKGEWGVIYYYEDKYLTKNGCKYLGYAIMPDNTAYMREQLSLSVGECVYGFGEKFTPFVKNGQSIDIWNEDGGTISDQAYKNIPFYITNRGYGVFVNDPGKVSFEVASENVERVQFSTRGEYLEYFIIGADDMKGVLENYTKLTGRPSLPPAWSFGLWLTTSFTTSYDENTVTSFIDGMIERDIPLHVFHFDCFWMKDMHWVDFEWDKRVFPDPKNMLERLKEKGVKICVWINPYVSQFSKLFDEGKEKGYFLKKPNGDVWQCDDWQPGMAIVDFTNPEACKWYAEKLKYLIRMGVDCFKTDFGERIPTDVVYFDGSDPQKMHNYYTYLYNKTVFETLQEAFGKGNAVVFARSATAGSQKFPVHWGGDCLASYESMAETLRGGLSLSLCGFGFWSHDIGGFESTATPDLYKRWVAFGLLSSHSRLHGNSAYKVPWLYDEEAVDVLRFFTKLKCRLMPYIFSAACEATERGIPVLRPMVLEFPDDPACLYLDRQYMLGDSLLVAPVFSEDGYVEYYVPEGIWTNILTGEKIEGGKWRKEKHGYFSLPLLAKPNTIIPMGSVDTKPDYDYADNVVLNIYHLDSGKTVKSQVRNTEGKAEVEIEVRRDGDVIYVTKIRDTKKPWSLYFDSLKIEALSGAGVEIDKKGSRVVMVNDCAVLKIVEFI, via the coding sequence ATGAAATTTACAGATGGCTTTTGGCGTGTCAAAGAAGGGGTAAGATTATATCATCCAGCCCATGTGTATGATTATGAAATTTCGAAAGATTCAGTTGTTATTTTTGCACCAGCTCACTTCATTACAAACAGAGGGCAAACACTTCAAGGTCCTGTTTTTACCATACGATTCTCTTCACCTTTTAAGGATGTTATAAGAGTGCAGATTTGGCACTACAAGGGTCAAAAAAGCAAAAAGCCTTATTTTGAATTTTACCAAGAAGAAGGATATTGTCCTTGCATAGAAGATTTTTCAGATAATATAGTAATAACAAGTGGAAAGCTCAAAGCTACCATTAATAAAAAAGGCGAGTGGGGAGTAATATATTACTACGAAGATAAATATCTAACAAAAAATGGTTGTAAATATCTTGGTTATGCAATCATGCCTGATAATACTGCTTACATGAGAGAACAGCTTTCTTTGAGTGTTGGTGAGTGTGTGTATGGTTTTGGTGAAAAGTTTACACCATTTGTTAAAAACGGCCAGTCAATTGATATATGGAATGAAGATGGTGGAACCATTTCAGATCAGGCTTACAAGAATATTCCTTTTTATATAACAAACAGGGGTTATGGTGTTTTTGTGAATGATCCTGGCAAAGTGTCATTTGAAGTTGCATCTGAAAATGTTGAAAGAGTTCAGTTTTCTACAAGAGGCGAGTATTTGGAATACTTCATCATTGGCGCAGATGACATGAAGGGTGTTTTAGAAAACTATACAAAACTCACAGGAAGACCCTCTTTACCACCTGCATGGTCTTTTGGACTTTGGCTCACAACCTCTTTTACAACAAGCTATGATGAAAATACAGTCACAAGCTTTATAGATGGAATGATTGAAAGAGATATTCCACTTCATGTGTTTCATTTTGACTGTTTCTGGATGAAGGATATGCACTGGGTTGACTTTGAATGGGACAAGAGAGTTTTCCCAGACCCAAAAAATATGCTTGAAAGATTAAAAGAAAAGGGAGTTAAAATTTGTGTTTGGATAAATCCTTATGTGTCTCAGTTTTCAAAACTTTTTGATGAGGGAAAGGAAAAAGGATATTTTCTAAAAAAACCAAACGGAGATGTCTGGCAGTGTGATGACTGGCAGCCTGGTATGGCTATTGTTGATTTTACAAACCCAGAGGCATGCAAGTGGTATGCAGAAAAGCTCAAATATCTAATTAGAATGGGGGTTGACTGTTTTAAGACAGATTTTGGTGAAAGAATTCCAACAGATGTTGTATACTTTGATGGTTCTGACCCTCAAAAGATGCACAACTATTACACATACCTTTACAACAAGACTGTGTTTGAGACGCTTCAAGAGGCGTTTGGTAAGGGAAATGCAGTAGTTTTTGCAAGGTCAGCAACAGCAGGAAGCCAGAAATTTCCTGTGCACTGGGGCGGAGACTGTTTGGCCTCATATGAGTCCATGGCAGAGACACTCAGGGGTGGTCTTTCACTTTCACTTTGCGGGTTTGGTTTTTGGAGTCATGACATAGGTGGTTTTGAAAGCACAGCAACACCAGACCTTTACAAAAGATGGGTGGCATTTGGACTTTTGTCTTCCCACAGCAGACTTCATGGAAATTCTGCCTATAAAGTTCCATGGCTTTATGATGAAGAGGCGGTTGATGTTCTTAGGTTCTTTACAAAATTGAAATGCAGGCTTATGCCATACATTTTTTCAGCTGCGTGTGAGGCGACAGAAAGAGGAATTCCTGTTTTGAGACCAATGGTTTTAGAGTTTCCGGACGACCCAGCGTGCCTTTATCTTGACAGGCAATATATGCTTGGGGATAGCCTTTTAGTTGCACCAGTCTTTTCAGAAGATGGATATGTTGAGTATTATGTGCCAGAAGGGATTTGGACAAATATCTTGACAGGTGAGAAAATTGAGGGTGGCAAGTGGAGAAAAGAAAAGCACGGCTATTTTAGCCTTCCACTTTTAGCAAAACCAAATACTATAATCCCAATGGGAAGTGTAGACACAAAGCCCGATTATGATTATGCTGATAATGTGGTGTTGAATATTTATCATCTTGATAGTGGGAAAACTGTAAAATCTCAGGTAAGAAATACAGAAGGTAAGGCAGAAGTTGAAATTGAAGTGAGAAGGGACGGAGATGTTATTTATGTGACAAAGATAAGGGATACGAAAAAACCATGGAGTTTGTATTTTGATTCTCTAAAGATAGAAGCTTTGTCAGGAGCAGGTGTGGAGATTGATAAGAAAGGCAGCAGAGTTGTTATGGTTAATGATTGTGCTGTTTTGAAGATTGTAGAGTTTATATAA
- a CDS encoding MgtC/SapB family protein: MLQDILKIIFAILAGGLIGIERENVHRPAGFRTHILVCVGSTLVMMTSEYIYNVYYKSHANIDVARLGAQVISGIGFLGAGTIIKDGATVKGLTTAATLWAVACIGLAIGIGYYKGAFLATAAVYLTLILLKKFEVKFVSKGILRSIIVEGHNLKSSIQKIDSILTAHSATIKDIKFMHEETEKVCYKALVLPDSNINQLITDLYLIEGVSRVTFE; encoded by the coding sequence ATGCTACAGGATATATTGAAAATCATATTTGCAATATTAGCAGGTGGGCTTATAGGTATTGAACGTGAAAATGTCCACAGACCAGCAGGTTTTAGAACACATATTTTAGTGTGCGTTGGTTCTACTCTGGTTATGATGACATCAGAGTATATATATAATGTATACTACAAAAGCCATGCAAATATTGACGTTGCAAGGCTCGGTGCTCAGGTCATCTCAGGGATTGGTTTTCTTGGTGCAGGGACAATTATAAAAGACGGTGCTACAGTCAAAGGTTTAACCACTGCTGCAACTCTGTGGGCTGTTGCGTGTATTGGTCTTGCAATTGGAATTGGGTATTACAAAGGAGCTTTTTTAGCAACAGCTGCTGTATATCTTACTTTGATTCTATTAAAAAAGTTTGAAGTAAAATTTGTATCAAAAGGGATTTTAAGGTCAATAATTGTCGAGGGGCACAATCTAAAAAGTTCTATTCAAAAGATAGATTCAATTTTGACTGCACATTCTGCGACAATTAAGGATATTAAATTTATGCATGAAGAGACTGAAAAGGTTTGTTATAAAGCTTTAGTTTTGCCAGATAGCAATATCAACCAGCTTATTACAGATCTATATCTGATTGAGGGTGTGAGCCGCGTAACTTTTGAGTAA
- a CDS encoding aminotransferase class I/II-fold pyridoxal phosphate-dependent enzyme, translating into MEAGQNKVTKEDQSKTPLFDAVKRHIEKNIIPFHVPGHKYGRGLKEFTEFVGQNVMLMDLNGMEDLDNANNPIGVIYEAEKLFASAFGAQYAYFLVNGTTSGVQTMIMSACEPGDEIILPRNAHKSAFGGIILSGAIPVYVQPEVNEELGITMGVTIENVKKAILKHPHAKAVFVINPTYYGVASDLKSIARTAHKFGMAVLVDEAHGAHMGFHNDFPLTAMEVGADMSAVSTHKTGGSLTQSSVLLLRGHRIQPEVVKQVLNLTMTTSSSYILMCSIDVARKQLAMYGEEMLEETLRLARMAREEINKIEGLYAFGKELIGTPGVYDFDETKLGINVRRLGITGYEAERILRDEYNIQVEMSDLYNILAIISLGDTQESVEKLIEALRDMAKKLGVKDVKTPTIVLHSPQVIVSPRDAFYSSKKVVELENAVGEISGEMVMAYPPGIPLILPGERITKDLVDYIKLLKEEDCQLQGTADPYVNTIRVLGTAD; encoded by the coding sequence ATGGAGGCAGGGCAGAATAAGGTGACAAAGGAGGACCAGAGCAAAACACCCTTATTTGATGCTGTAAAAAGACACATTGAAAAGAACATAATACCGTTCCATGTTCCAGGGCACAAATATGGAAGAGGTCTTAAAGAGTTTACCGAATTTGTTGGGCAAAACGTCATGCTCATGGACTTAAACGGTATGGAAGATTTGGACAATGCAAACAATCCAATCGGTGTCATCTATGAAGCTGAAAAACTTTTTGCAAGCGCGTTTGGTGCTCAGTATGCATATTTTTTGGTAAATGGCACAACATCCGGTGTTCAGACAATGATAATGTCGGCATGCGAACCTGGAGATGAGATAATACTACCTCGAAACGCACACAAAAGTGCATTTGGCGGGATAATCCTAAGCGGGGCAATTCCTGTTTATGTTCAGCCAGAAGTCAATGAAGAGCTTGGGATTACTATGGGTGTTACAATTGAGAATGTAAAAAAGGCAATATTGAAACATCCTCATGCCAAAGCAGTTTTTGTTATAAACCCCACATACTATGGTGTTGCAAGTGATTTAAAGTCCATAGCAAGGACAGCTCACAAGTTTGGAATGGCTGTTTTGGTAGATGAAGCGCATGGTGCACATATGGGATTTCATAACGATTTTCCGCTCACTGCAATGGAAGTTGGAGCGGACATGAGTGCAGTTTCTACACACAAAACAGGAGGATCGCTCACTCAAAGCTCTGTGCTTCTTTTGCGTGGTCACAGGATTCAGCCAGAGGTGGTCAAGCAGGTTTTGAACCTTACTATGACAACAAGCTCTTCATACATTTTAATGTGTTCTATAGACGTTGCAAGAAAACAGCTTGCAATGTATGGTGAAGAGATGTTAGAAGAGACTTTGAGACTTGCCAGAATGGCAAGAGAGGAGATAAACAAGATTGAAGGACTTTATGCCTTTGGAAAAGAACTAATTGGCACGCCGGGCGTTTATGACTTTGATGAGACAAAACTTGGGATAAATGTCAGAAGGCTTGGCATAACTGGATATGAAGCTGAAAGAATTTTGAGAGATGAATATAACATCCAAGTAGAAATGTCTGACCTTTATAATATATTGGCTATAATCTCTTTAGGAGATACACAGGAGAGTGTTGAAAAGCTAATTGAGGCGCTGCGTGATATGGCAAAGAAACTTGGTGTTAAGGATGTAAAAACTCCAACAATAGTTTTGCACTCGCCACAGGTGATTGTATCGCCAAGAGATGCATTTTACAGCTCAAAAAAAGTTGTTGAGCTTGAAAATGCAGTTGGGGAGATTTCAGGTGAGATGGTTATGGCATATCCACCGGGAATACCACTTATTTTGCCGGGCGAGAGAATTACAAAAGACCTTGTTGATTATATAAAGCTTTTAAAAGAAGAAGACTGCCAGCTTCAGGGGACAGCTGACCCTTATGTCAATACAATAAGGGTACTTGGAACAGCTGATTAA